The following are encoded together in the Rhodothermus sp. genome:
- a CDS encoding GWxTD domain-containing protein, whose translation MGWPLVLIGLLLWPAPARTQTDSLQALYLQGTSLAQKGRYAQAIPLLYRVFRQLPEYVDDQGYAVAYWLGMALKKADREDEALSVWSQGLSALHRNNRFDPLTADAYIHTVFEESYETQYLRASWAYLELLRSLDTPTLNEKARNIVDRHVAQMEFLLPASLRKQVRPDRRKPAVSGMGEKLVVWWQAQDPVISTPQNERLIEHLRRVIYAEKHYATNRRRSRLDDRGIVYVRLGPPKFTSRIHMQDRGLNKSTMSPYRSGLDLNPNEFWSYRHIDPLLYYLFVEKDGYYQIALPSDLVPQSLLHSSYFQYRWAALLETWQIIYGQLALLHPDFVKQSIEVDNMITGITGRANPDNFVMMRRMHFKRQEQLSAAQRDRIAPLVFSVAAFDNVENMPVEARVARFLDERTGKTRVEIFWGHNPVAITPGNQGRRILKEAGYADSGHYLIDLYAMTRTADYQLSDFQRQRYVLSATDPTLSIQTVSLHNQSPVFHVALQWDVYVIEPVDAGQYRLGPRFKMGTFRLDTLQALTPDPGRLEMSDLVPVLRGVFSQNPDSLVRYPFLAITPETKLGLQFEVYHLQFGPDDRTHYTVEYAVVRKKGNQEETVVSARTSYTGDSRTSREYIEIDLQQIQERGRIRVQVTVTDQQSGQQVQRELTFNLIS comes from the coding sequence ATGGGCTGGCCGCTGGTATTGATCGGGCTGCTGCTATGGCCTGCTCCTGCCCGTACCCAGACAGACTCCCTGCAGGCCCTTTATCTTCAGGGCACCTCACTGGCGCAAAAGGGCCGCTACGCACAGGCCATTCCATTACTCTATCGCGTCTTCCGACAGCTCCCGGAATATGTGGATGACCAGGGCTACGCAGTCGCCTACTGGCTGGGCATGGCCCTGAAAAAAGCAGATCGGGAGGATGAAGCCCTTTCCGTCTGGAGTCAGGGACTGAGTGCCCTGCATCGTAACAACCGCTTCGATCCGCTGACAGCCGATGCCTATATCCATACTGTCTTTGAGGAATCCTACGAAACCCAGTATTTACGAGCCTCATGGGCCTATCTGGAATTGCTGCGCAGCCTGGACACCCCCACCCTCAATGAGAAAGCGCGGAATATTGTCGATCGTCACGTCGCTCAGATGGAATTTCTGCTGCCAGCTTCGCTGCGCAAGCAGGTTCGCCCGGACCGTCGCAAACCGGCCGTATCTGGCATGGGGGAAAAACTGGTGGTCTGGTGGCAGGCGCAGGATCCTGTCATTTCGACTCCTCAGAACGAACGTCTGATTGAGCATCTCCGACGGGTCATCTATGCGGAAAAACACTATGCGACCAACCGGCGACGCTCACGCCTAGATGACCGAGGCATCGTTTATGTGCGCCTTGGCCCGCCTAAATTCACTTCCAGGATTCACATGCAGGACCGTGGCCTTAACAAAAGCACCATGTCTCCCTACCGGAGCGGGTTGGATCTGAATCCCAATGAGTTCTGGTCGTATCGGCACATTGATCCCCTCCTCTATTATCTGTTTGTCGAAAAAGATGGGTACTATCAGATCGCCTTGCCTTCTGATCTGGTCCCGCAGAGCCTGCTGCATTCTTCCTATTTTCAGTATCGCTGGGCAGCCCTGCTGGAAACCTGGCAGATCATCTATGGACAACTGGCTCTGCTACATCCAGATTTTGTCAAGCAGAGTATTGAGGTAGACAACATGATTACCGGGATCACCGGGCGGGCTAACCCGGACAACTTTGTAATGATGCGCCGCATGCATTTCAAGCGGCAGGAACAACTCTCTGCGGCTCAACGGGATCGGATTGCCCCGCTTGTATTTTCTGTAGCAGCCTTCGACAATGTCGAAAACATGCCGGTCGAAGCACGTGTTGCCCGCTTTCTGGATGAACGAACGGGTAAAACCCGGGTCGAGATATTCTGGGGGCACAATCCCGTGGCCATCACACCAGGTAATCAGGGACGGCGCATCCTGAAAGAAGCAGGCTATGCAGACAGTGGCCATTACCTGATTGATCTCTACGCCATGACACGCACCGCCGACTACCAGCTGAGCGACTTCCAACGTCAGCGTTATGTACTCTCGGCAACTGATCCTACCCTGTCTATTCAAACCGTTAGCCTGCACAATCAATCACCGGTCTTCCACGTAGCCCTTCAGTGGGATGTGTATGTGATTGAACCCGTAGACGCAGGACAGTACCGCCTGGGCCCTCGGTTTAAGATGGGAACCTTCCGCCTGGATACTCTACAGGCCCTGACCCCAGATCCGGGCCGATTAGAAATGAGCGACCTGGTCCCTGTGCTTCGAGGCGTATTCTCACAGAATCCAGACAGCCTTGTCCGCTATCCATTCCTGGCAATTACACCGGAAACGAAGCTGGGCCTGCAATTTGAGGTGTACCATTTGCAATTCGGCCCGGACGATCGAACCCATTATACAGTAGAATATGCGGTCGTCCGCAAAAAAGGAAACCAGGAAGAAACAGTGGTCTCGGCCCGTACAAGCTACACCGGCGACAGTCGCACGAGCCGAGAATATATTGAGATCGACCTGCAACAGATTCAAGAGCGCGGCCGCATCCGCGTCCAGGTAACCGTTACCGATCAACAAAGCGGCCAACAGGTTCAACGTGAACTGACCTTCAATCTGATCTCCTGA
- the acnA gene encoding aconitate hydratase AcnA: MSQASEKPRDLLGTRDTFDTGHGTAYIYRLERLEKLGFSGLNRLPFSIKVLLEGLLRTCDGYLVTQEDVERLARYHPKAPAPEEIPFVPARVLLQDFTGVPAVVDLAAMRSAMARLGGDPEVINPRVPVHLVIDHSVQVDYFGIPEALRLNAELEFKRNRERYEFLRWGQQAFENFTVIPPASGICHQVNLEYISRVVWSRPEDDGVPVAYPDSLVGTDSHTTMVNGLGVLGWGVGGIEAEAVMLGQPIYMLMPEVIGFRLTGELREGATATDLVLTVTQILRQYGVVGRFVEFFGPGLSKLSVPDRATIANMAPEYGATMGFFPVDQETLDYLRRTGRPQELIDLVERYTKEQGLFRTDETPDPEFLDVIELDLGEVVPSVAGPKRPQDRIEVPALKQAFQTAFSAPAGPRGFGRKPEEFTHTATYRDEQGNEWPLRHGDVVIAAITSCTNTSNPSVMLGAGLLAKKAVERGLKIPPYVKTSLAPGSKVVTDYLIESGLMPYLEKLGFNIVGYGCTTCIGNSGPLPEPVARAIKEGNLVVAGVLSGNRNFEGRIHPLVQANFLASPPLVIAYALAGTVHIDLMHEPLGKDAEGNEVYLKDIWPSSREILELINEAIRPEMFQKEYEGIETSNEMWNQIRVSGGALYEWDPNSTYIQEPPFFEDLTPEVPEIQPILGARVLVRAGDSTTTDHISPAGAIPPDSPAGRYLIERGVKPFDFNSYGSRRGNHEVMMRGTFANIRFKNLLVPGTEGGITRYFPTGEIMPIYDAAMRYKEQGIPLIVIGGKDYGMGSSRDWAAKGTALLGVRAVLAESFERIHRSNLIGMGVLPLQFREGENAESLGLDGSEVYDIPVSNDVQPRQTLTVTATKADGSKVRFEVLVRLDTPVEVAYYRNGGILHYVLRDFLRSQPERVEA; this comes from the coding sequence ATGAGCCAGGCTTCGGAAAAACCCCGGGATTTGCTGGGAACGCGCGACACCTTTGATACGGGACATGGTACCGCCTACATCTATCGGCTTGAGCGATTGGAAAAGCTGGGCTTTTCAGGACTGAATCGCCTGCCCTTTTCGATCAAGGTGCTACTGGAAGGACTGCTCCGCACCTGCGATGGCTATCTGGTAACGCAGGAGGATGTGGAGCGGCTGGCACGCTATCATCCGAAGGCGCCGGCTCCCGAAGAAATTCCGTTCGTGCCCGCGCGCGTGTTGTTGCAGGACTTCACGGGCGTGCCGGCTGTGGTGGATCTGGCCGCTATGCGCTCCGCCATGGCGCGTCTGGGAGGCGATCCCGAGGTGATCAATCCGCGTGTGCCGGTGCATCTGGTGATCGACCACTCCGTGCAGGTCGATTACTTTGGTATCCCGGAAGCGCTGCGGCTTAATGCCGAGCTGGAGTTCAAGCGGAATCGAGAACGCTACGAGTTTCTGCGCTGGGGGCAACAGGCCTTTGAAAACTTTACAGTAATCCCGCCGGCCAGTGGTATCTGCCATCAGGTCAATCTGGAGTATATCTCACGGGTGGTCTGGAGCCGGCCGGAGGACGATGGTGTACCGGTTGCGTATCCTGATAGCCTGGTAGGGACCGATAGCCACACTACCATGGTGAACGGCCTGGGTGTACTGGGCTGGGGGGTCGGCGGCATTGAGGCCGAGGCCGTCATGCTGGGGCAGCCTATCTACATGCTCATGCCGGAGGTGATCGGCTTTCGCCTGACCGGTGAGTTACGCGAAGGGGCTACGGCGACCGACCTGGTGCTGACCGTTACGCAGATCCTGCGACAGTACGGTGTGGTCGGGCGCTTTGTGGAATTCTTCGGGCCGGGTTTGAGCAAGCTTTCGGTTCCCGACCGGGCCACCATCGCGAATATGGCGCCTGAATATGGGGCTACGATGGGTTTCTTCCCGGTCGATCAGGAGACGCTTGACTATCTGCGGCGCACCGGTCGGCCCCAGGAGTTGATCGACCTGGTTGAACGCTATACCAAAGAACAGGGACTGTTCCGGACAGATGAAACACCTGATCCGGAATTTCTGGACGTAATCGAATTGGATCTGGGCGAGGTGGTGCCCAGTGTGGCTGGGCCCAAACGACCCCAGGATCGTATCGAAGTACCTGCGCTCAAGCAAGCTTTTCAGACCGCTTTTTCTGCGCCTGCCGGTCCCAGAGGATTTGGCCGCAAGCCGGAGGAGTTCACGCACACAGCCACGTATCGGGATGAGCAGGGAAATGAATGGCCCCTTCGGCATGGCGATGTGGTCATTGCGGCCATTACGAGCTGTACGAACACCAGTAACCCTTCGGTAATGCTGGGGGCTGGCTTGCTGGCCAAGAAGGCGGTCGAGCGAGGACTCAAAATTCCTCCGTATGTAAAGACGAGCCTGGCTCCGGGTTCTAAAGTGGTAACAGACTATCTGATTGAGTCTGGCCTGATGCCCTATCTGGAAAAGCTGGGCTTCAACATTGTGGGCTACGGATGCACGACTTGCATTGGTAACTCAGGACCATTGCCGGAGCCGGTCGCCCGTGCCATCAAAGAGGGCAATCTGGTAGTGGCCGGGGTACTTTCTGGTAACCGGAACTTTGAGGGCCGTATTCATCCGCTCGTACAGGCGAACTTCCTGGCCTCGCCGCCGCTGGTGATCGCCTATGCGCTGGCCGGCACGGTTCATATTGATCTGATGCACGAGCCGCTGGGCAAGGATGCCGAAGGGAACGAGGTATACCTGAAGGATATCTGGCCCAGCAGTCGAGAGATTCTGGAGCTGATCAATGAGGCCATCAGGCCTGAGATGTTCCAGAAAGAATACGAAGGGATTGAGACCTCGAACGAAATGTGGAATCAGATCCGGGTCTCCGGTGGCGCGCTCTACGAATGGGATCCGAATTCGACCTACATTCAGGAACCACCCTTCTTTGAAGACCTGACGCCCGAGGTGCCGGAGATTCAACCGATTCTGGGAGCGCGTGTGCTTGTGCGGGCGGGCGATTCGACCACGACGGACCACATCTCGCCGGCCGGTGCGATTCCGCCGGACAGTCCAGCCGGCCGGTACCTGATCGAGCGGGGAGTCAAACCCTTCGATTTCAACTCGTACGGATCGCGCCGTGGCAACCATGAAGTAATGATGCGCGGCACGTTCGCGAACATTCGTTTCAAGAACCTGCTCGTGCCGGGTACCGAAGGCGGGATCACGCGCTACTTCCCGACCGGCGAAATTATGCCGATCTATGACGCGGCCATGCGCTACAAGGAGCAGGGGATTCCGCTGATTGTGATTGGGGGCAAAGATTACGGGATGGGCTCCAGCCGAGACTGGGCTGCCAAAGGAACCGCCTTGCTGGGGGTGCGGGCAGTACTGGCCGAAAGCTTTGAACGCATTCATCGCTCGAATCTGATTGGCATGGGCGTGCTACCCCTCCAGTTCAGGGAAGGCGAAAATGCCGAGTCGCTGGGACTGGACGGCTCGGAAGTTTACGACATTCCAGTGAGCAACGACGTGCAACCTCGTCAGACGCTGACCGTCACCGCCACAAAAGCTGATGGTTCGAAGGTGCGCTTTGAAGTGCTGGTGCGGCTCGACACACCTGTCGAGGTGGCGTACTACCGGAATGGCGGTATTCTGCACTATGTGCTGCGAGACTTTTTGCGTAGCCAGCCCGAGCGCGTAGAAGCCTGA
- a CDS encoding helix-turn-helix domain-containing protein → MMVRLLPLKEVQQRLNVCRTTLWKLRKSGQLPSVQIGRRVLIDERDLDRFIQQTKAAQLRS, encoded by the coding sequence ATGATGGTGCGCCTTTTACCCCTGAAAGAGGTGCAGCAACGCCTGAACGTCTGTCGCACGACGCTCTGGAAATTGCGAAAAAGCGGCCAGCTTCCGTCAGTTCAGATTGGCCGCCGGGTGCTAATTGATGAGCGCGATCTTGATCGCTTCATCCAGCAAACAAAAGCCGCTCAGCTGCGCAGCTGA
- a CDS encoding site-specific integrase, protein MAVRFYVERVGPDGTAPIRMALLRGGRKVTLTLPIRVRPADWNRRRQRLRRSAPGATEINGALDRLSARVGAMLLSGEPLELLRDRLKRELGLQPREHRLLALFDEWLAVKRLTLRASSLQVLQRVRKHLEGFAGNVPLEQVDRAFLERFQAYLTGQLGQSHATANRLAGYARSFLLWLEDRGLIEKAPRRLALPEPQREVVFLTPAELQAFRDVELSELPPGYEKARTVFLLACFTGLRISDLKAGMRPEAWKTIDLEGGVWLLRERKTNVFRRVPLVAPARRLLRQRLEEGAATPVPVLSAPRCNLYIKEIARRAGITAPVRVGDRELPKWQLLTLHAGRRTFITLVAHAAGTAPLLGLTHTDLDSLQKYLGAWNEHRRRALEETFQGF, encoded by the coding sequence ATGGCCGTGCGCTTCTACGTAGAGCGGGTGGGGCCGGATGGTACGGCGCCCATCCGGATGGCGCTGCTCCGGGGTGGCCGCAAGGTGACGCTGACGCTCCCGATCCGGGTGCGGCCGGCGGACTGGAACCGGCGGCGGCAGCGCCTGCGGCGTAGCGCTCCGGGCGCAACGGAGATCAACGGGGCGCTGGACCGCCTCAGCGCCCGGGTTGGTGCAATGCTGCTATCGGGGGAGCCACTGGAGCTGCTGCGCGACCGACTGAAGCGGGAGCTGGGGCTGCAGCCCCGGGAGCATCGCCTGCTGGCGCTCTTCGACGAATGGCTTGCTGTCAAGCGGTTGACGCTGAGGGCTTCGTCGCTGCAGGTGCTGCAGCGGGTGCGTAAGCATCTGGAAGGCTTTGCCGGCAACGTCCCGCTGGAGCAGGTGGACCGGGCCTTCCTGGAGCGTTTCCAGGCATATCTGACGGGGCAGCTGGGGCAATCGCACGCGACGGCAAACCGGCTGGCCGGCTACGCCCGTAGTTTCCTTCTGTGGCTGGAGGATCGGGGCCTGATCGAGAAAGCCCCTCGCCGGCTTGCGTTGCCGGAGCCGCAGCGGGAGGTAGTGTTTCTGACGCCAGCGGAGCTGCAGGCCTTCCGGGACGTGGAGCTGTCCGAGCTGCCTCCGGGCTACGAAAAGGCCCGCACGGTCTTCCTGCTGGCCTGCTTTACCGGCCTTCGCATCTCGGACCTGAAGGCCGGTATGCGGCCGGAGGCCTGGAAGACGATCGACCTGGAAGGGGGCGTCTGGCTCCTGCGGGAGCGGAAGACGAACGTGTTTCGGCGCGTGCCGCTGGTGGCCCCGGCCCGTCGCCTGCTCCGGCAGCGTCTGGAGGAAGGGGCCGCCACGCCTGTGCCGGTGCTCTCGGCGCCCCGCTGCAACCTGTATATTAAGGAGATTGCCCGGCGGGCCGGCATTACGGCCCCGGTGCGGGTGGGGGATCGGGAGCTGCCCAAGTGGCAGCTGCTGACGCTGCATGCCGGTCGCCGCACTTTCATCACGCTGGTGGCCCACGCCGCCGGCACGGCTCCGCTGCTGGGCCTCACACATACGGACCTGGACAGTTTGCAGAAATACCTGGGCGCCTGGAACGAACATCGGCGTCGGGCACTGGAGGAAACATTCCAGGGATTTTAA
- the nadD gene encoding nicotinate-nucleotide adenylyltransferase, which produces MARRRVGLFGGSFNPPHLAHLIVAEQVCEQARLDLVLWVPCHIPPHKDEQELAAPHHRLAMVQLAIEGNPFFAVSDVEIRRGGRSYTIDTIRQLQDQHPDWELMLILGEDSLRTLHTWRAPDEIIARVPLVVYRRPGAPENPVASRFLSRTTFVEAPVLAISATEIRQRCRQGRSIRYLVPEAVRQYILKNQLYHGGLR; this is translated from the coding sequence ATGGCACGACGACGCGTTGGCCTCTTTGGCGGTTCCTTTAACCCACCCCACCTGGCCCATCTGATTGTAGCCGAACAGGTATGCGAACAAGCCCGGCTGGATCTGGTCCTGTGGGTGCCCTGCCATATCCCCCCTCATAAAGACGAACAGGAGCTGGCCGCTCCCCATCACCGGCTGGCTATGGTACAGCTGGCCATTGAAGGCAATCCGTTCTTCGCGGTCTCCGATGTGGAGATTCGACGCGGCGGGCGTTCATACACCATCGACACGATCCGACAGCTTCAGGACCAACATCCTGACTGGGAGCTGATGCTAATCCTGGGGGAAGACAGCTTGCGTACGCTGCATACCTGGCGCGCACCGGACGAAATCATTGCGCGTGTGCCTCTGGTGGTTTACCGTAGGCCTGGTGCCCCTGAGAACCCAGTTGCCTCCCGCTTTCTTTCCCGAACGACGTTTGTGGAAGCCCCCGTGCTGGCAATCTCTGCCACCGAGATCCGACAACGCTGTCGTCAGGGCCGCTCAATTCGCTACCTGGTTCCTGAAGCCGTTCGACAATACATCCTAAAAAACCAACTCTACCACGGGGGACTGCGCTAA
- a CDS encoding outer membrane protein assembly factor BamD: MLRGIRQMRGAWLLIAGLLLAGCAGSGRLRHASPQEAFERAMALYNEGKYDRAIEYFKAVFTYGYAHEWAADAQFYLARAYYQNKEYLLAASEYERFVQIYQIDPRVPQAEYERAMCYYRLSPPYEFDQTDTRKAIEAFQLFIDRYPHHELVDEATQRIRELRAKLARKQYEAARLYERRELYEAAAVTYEAVFDTYPDTPWADDALVGAIRAYIAFADQSVRTRQPERYRQAIKLYERMLQIFPDSPLLRTAEALYTRAQQRLKQLENDASLAQRQVQQ, encoded by the coding sequence ATGCTGCGGGGGATTCGACAGATGCGAGGTGCATGGCTACTGATCGCAGGCCTGTTGCTGGCTGGCTGTGCAGGTAGTGGCCGGTTGCGGCATGCCTCGCCGCAGGAGGCCTTCGAACGCGCCATGGCTCTGTATAACGAGGGGAAATACGATCGCGCTATCGAATACTTTAAGGCAGTCTTTACTTATGGCTACGCCCACGAATGGGCAGCCGACGCGCAGTTCTACCTGGCACGTGCTTACTATCAAAACAAAGAGTACCTGCTGGCTGCAAGTGAATACGAGCGCTTTGTTCAGATCTACCAGATCGATCCGCGCGTGCCGCAGGCTGAATACGAACGGGCCATGTGCTATTACAGGCTCTCTCCTCCCTACGAGTTTGACCAGACCGACACACGCAAGGCGATTGAGGCCTTTCAGCTGTTTATTGACCGTTACCCCCATCACGAGCTGGTCGACGAGGCAACGCAGCGGATTCGAGAACTACGCGCAAAACTGGCCCGTAAGCAGTACGAAGCAGCGCGCCTCTACGAGCGGCGCGAGCTGTATGAGGCCGCAGCCGTTACCTATGAGGCGGTGTTTGATACCTACCCGGATACACCATGGGCCGACGACGCGCTGGTTGGCGCCATACGGGCTTATATCGCCTTTGCGGATCAGAGCGTGCGTACACGGCAGCCCGAACGCTACCGCCAGGCGATCAAACTCTATGAGCGTATGCTTCAAATCTTTCCGGACAGCCCCCTGCTTCGAACAGCCGAAGCGCTTTATACCCGAGCCCAACAGCGGCTGAAACAGCTGGAAAACGACGCTTCGCTGGCACAGAGGCAGGTTCAGCAATGA
- a CDS encoding ABC transporter substrate-binding protein has protein sequence MRRHVVQTLLVGLLLGLQGAGGWAQPLEIPRIEAAETEFTQALRAFERGDYGLAYRQFRRVIDAYPPHRRTTAAWIMAAKALYRMGEYAYVITWVDTFVSRYPTSRYQREATQLRSLAEVALRRRQQQARLITLGILLPLDAENAPLTQALVDGIRLAVEAHNAESLSVPVRMVFRDAGTDSAQVQAALRALLDEQQVDLVIGPLYSEQARAAAEVAEQRGVVLIAPLATDEAVSKGRRFVFQANPTLAVRGRLMARMAVYGLRLDSIGVVAQLGDPTAERMAEAFRAEALRLGAVIPFDKRLSDAQAWARLVQHIGRDTLAQARALYLPLAGGNAPVLARAALSSLDRSGLTPRVLGNAAWREMRAALQASRYLLTFSNDFYVDTSRVEVQDFIQRYQTLGRIEQPDRLVYTGYDVTRFLLTQLSDRSALAELADRIRRAPFYQGLGVRIHFNGGQVNRALYYHRYRDGRLELLR, from the coding sequence ATGAGAAGGCATGTGGTACAGACGCTTCTGGTAGGATTGCTGCTGGGGCTTCAGGGCGCCGGAGGCTGGGCTCAGCCTTTAGAGATTCCGCGTATTGAGGCGGCCGAAACCGAATTTACGCAGGCGCTGCGGGCTTTTGAGCGGGGCGACTACGGATTGGCCTATCGACAGTTTCGGCGGGTAATCGATGCTTACCCTCCGCACCGGCGGACGACGGCCGCCTGGATTATGGCCGCCAAGGCGCTCTATCGCATGGGCGAGTACGCCTATGTGATTACGTGGGTGGATACGTTTGTCAGTCGGTATCCGACCAGTCGGTATCAGCGTGAGGCGACCCAGCTGCGGAGCCTGGCCGAGGTTGCGCTGCGTCGGCGTCAGCAGCAGGCACGCCTGATCACGCTGGGCATTCTGCTGCCTCTGGATGCCGAGAACGCGCCGCTGACGCAGGCTCTGGTTGATGGCATTCGGCTGGCCGTCGAAGCACACAATGCCGAGAGTCTGTCCGTGCCGGTTCGTATGGTTTTTCGAGATGCCGGAACAGATTCGGCGCAGGTGCAGGCTGCCCTGCGGGCGCTGCTCGACGAGCAACAGGTCGATCTGGTCATCGGACCGCTCTATAGCGAGCAGGCACGGGCCGCGGCTGAGGTGGCTGAGCAACGCGGTGTTGTGCTGATAGCACCCCTGGCAACGGACGAAGCCGTCTCCAAGGGGCGACGTTTTGTGTTTCAGGCCAATCCTACCCTTGCAGTGCGGGGACGACTGATGGCGCGTATGGCCGTCTACGGATTGCGTCTGGACAGCATTGGAGTGGTCGCGCAACTGGGGGATCCAACCGCCGAGCGTATGGCCGAGGCGTTCCGGGCCGAAGCGCTTCGTCTGGGCGCGGTGATTCCCTTTGACAAGCGGCTTTCCGACGCGCAGGCATGGGCCCGGCTGGTCCAGCATATTGGGCGCGATACGCTGGCACAGGCGCGGGCGCTCTACCTGCCGCTTGCAGGAGGGAATGCACCGGTATTGGCCCGGGCAGCATTGAGCAGCCTGGATCGTTCCGGACTGACACCCCGGGTACTCGGGAATGCAGCCTGGCGGGAAATGCGGGCGGCGCTACAGGCCAGCCGATACCTGCTGACCTTCAGCAATGATTTTTATGTCGATACCAGCCGAGTCGAAGTGCAGGATTTTATTCAGCGCTATCAGACACTGGGGCGTATAGAGCAGCCCGACCGGCTGGTTTATACCGGCTACGATGTGACGCGCTTTCTGCTGACGCAACTGTCGGACCGGTCCGCGCTGGCCGAACTGGCCGACCGTATCCGAAGAGCCCCCTTTTATCAGGGCTTGGGAGTTCGGATACATTTCAATGGGGGTCAGGTCAACCGAGCGCTTTACTATCACCGCTATCGCGATGGCCGCCTTGAGCTGCTACGGTAG
- the guaA gene encoding glutamine-hydrolyzing GMP synthase: MHEKIVILDFGSQYTQLIARRVREAGVYSEIYPCTLSPEEVAALRPKGLILSGGPCSVYDPNAPQLPREMLELRRDDGSPLPVLGICYGLQAMAQTLGGVVEQADRREFGRARLQVDDASDLFAGIPSGTTVWMSHSDHLTRLPEGFEVIAHTENAPIAAVRAVARPLYGVQFHPEVVHTDYGRQILQNFALKICGCRGDWTPASFIEEKIAEVRRRVGNEHVVLGLSGGVDSSVAAVLLHQALGDQLTCIFVDNGLLRKGEAEQVVATFRDHFHIRLKAVDAGALFLSRLEGVVDPEQKRKIIGTTFIEVFEQATEELTRELGRRPRFLAQGTLYPDVIESVSFRGPSATIKTHHNVGGLPEQLQFEIIEPFRELFKDEVRVIGRLLQVPEVILHRHPFPGPGLAVRVIGPVTKERLDLLREADAIFMEELQRHGLYDQVWQAFAVLLPVQTVGVMGDERTYEYVCALRAVTSVDGMTADWARLPHEFLAHVSNRIVNEVRGINRAVYDISSKPPATIEWE, encoded by the coding sequence ATGCACGAAAAGATAGTTATTCTGGATTTTGGGTCTCAGTATACGCAGCTGATCGCGCGGCGCGTGCGAGAAGCTGGCGTCTATTCGGAAATTTATCCCTGTACCCTTTCGCCGGAAGAGGTGGCCGCGTTGCGCCCGAAGGGCCTGATTCTGTCGGGAGGGCCCTGTTCCGTCTATGATCCGAATGCGCCGCAGCTGCCCCGCGAGATGCTGGAACTGCGTCGGGATGATGGGTCGCCGCTGCCCGTACTGGGCATCTGTTATGGATTGCAGGCTATGGCCCAGACACTGGGCGGGGTGGTTGAGCAAGCGGATCGCCGGGAGTTCGGCCGGGCACGCTTGCAGGTTGATGACGCGTCCGATCTGTTTGCCGGTATACCTTCCGGCACCACGGTCTGGATGAGCCATAGCGACCATCTGACCCGTTTGCCCGAAGGGTTTGAAGTCATTGCGCACACCGAGAACGCACCGATTGCGGCCGTACGGGCAGTAGCTCGTCCGCTCTATGGGGTGCAATTCCATCCGGAAGTAGTACACACCGACTATGGCCGCCAGATTCTGCAGAACTTTGCGCTGAAGATCTGTGGATGCCGGGGAGACTGGACACCCGCTTCGTTTATTGAAGAAAAAATTGCCGAGGTGCGGCGACGTGTGGGAAATGAACACGTGGTGCTGGGCCTTTCGGGCGGTGTTGATTCGTCGGTAGCGGCCGTGCTGTTGCATCAGGCGCTGGGTGATCAGCTGACCTGTATCTTTGTGGATAATGGTCTGCTCCGTAAGGGAGAGGCGGAACAGGTCGTCGCCACCTTTCGGGACCATTTTCATATACGGCTTAAGGCTGTTGACGCCGGGGCGCTGTTTTTGTCCCGTCTGGAAGGCGTGGTCGATCCCGAGCAGAAACGCAAGATTATCGGGACCACATTCATTGAGGTCTTCGAACAGGCTACGGAAGAGCTGACTCGCGAGTTGGGGCGTCGGCCGCGTTTTCTGGCGCAGGGCACGCTCTATCCGGATGTCATTGAAAGCGTCTCGTTTCGTGGGCCTTCGGCCACGATTAAAACGCATCACAATGTAGGTGGCCTGCCTGAACAGCTCCAATTCGAAATCATCGAACCCTTTCGTGAGCTGTTTAAAGACGAGGTGCGGGTGATTGGTCGTTTACTTCAGGTCCCTGAGGTGATTCTGCATCGCCATCCGTTTCCGGGACCGGGCCTGGCCGTCCGGGTGATTGGTCCGGTAACGAAGGAACGGCTGGATCTGCTGCGCGAGGCCGATGCCATTTTTATGGAGGAGTTGCAGCGGCATGGACTGTACGATCAGGTGTGGCAGGCGTTTGCCGTGCTGCTGCCGGTGCAGACGGTGGGCGTGATGGGCGATGAGCGTACCTATGAGTACGTGTGTGCCCTGCGGGCCGTTACCAGCGTGGACGGGATGACGGCCGACTGGGCCCGTCTGCCCCATGAGTTTCTGGCCCACGTGTCCAACCGGATTGTGAATGAAGTGCGGGGCATCAACCGGGCTGTCTACGACATCAGTTCCAAGCCGCCAGCAACGATCGAGTGGGAATGA